The following coding sequences lie in one Liolophura sinensis isolate JHLJ2023 chromosome 4, CUHK_Ljap_v2, whole genome shotgun sequence genomic window:
- the LOC135464807 gene encoding uncharacterized protein LOC135464807 has protein sequence MSSITSEEAKELTVPLKKPDHLPAVPDHRVNYKRRPAPAPQHKTDCCKQFLIFLSAIFCISTLTLVGILLWREFSHKECDNSPVPVHEQFPGYFRTHEQQEALEDLVFKKQTYYPVNYSVAMGYECDTKCSAYNSVNSSKGIQLLTNDVCCLRDVRYVMLKNLSNLAGKERKIVQGNSTFQFFRVETCSQNSGCRGCQCVQTGRLITAVYESQVEGPEAGTQTKYNLDWFLLPDNCHCRVLT, from the exons ATGTCCTCCATAACAAGTGAGGAAGCCAAGGAGCTGACGGTGCCACTGAAGAAGCCAGATCACCTGCCAGCGGTGCCAGATCACCGTGTTAACTACAAAAGACGACCTGCACCAGCACCGCAACACAAGACTGATTGTTGTAAACAGTTTTTG ATATTCCTGTCTGCCATATTTTGTATATCAACCTTAACCCTAGTTGGCATTTTACTGTGGAGAGAGTTTAG CCACAAAGAATGTGATAACAGTCCAGTTCCAGTCCATGAACAGTTTCCAGGATACTTTCGAACACATGAACAGCAGGAGGCACTGGAAGACTTGGTGTTCAAGAAGCAGACGTACTATCCTGTCAATTATTCTGTCGCCATGGGATACGAGTGTGACACAAAATGCTCCGCCTACAACTCAGTCAACTCGTCAAAAGGCATCCAGTTACTCACCAATGATGTGTGCTGTTTAAG gGATGTAAGATATGTGATGCTAAAAAATTTAAGCAACCTGGCTGGAAAAGAGAGGAAGATAGTACAGGGCAATTCAACATTCCAGTTTTTCCGTGTAGAAACGTGCAG CCAAAACTCTGGCTGTAGGGGTTGTCAGTGTGTGCAGACCGGCAGACTGATCACAGCAGTATACGAAAGTCAAGTGGAGGGTCCGGAGGCAGGTACACAAACCAAATACAACCTGGACTGGTTTTTGCTACCTGACAACTGCCATTGTAGGGTGCTGACATGA